ATCGGCGTCGTACCGCCGTGGAGCCGCTAGCGTCGTGATTTACAGCATGAGGCGCGCAGGCATTCACTGGCCGCCGATGTGAGGCCTCTGCGTTCACTTCGATGGTTGTGCGTCGTCGGTATCGCCGCCTGCCACCCGATACCGGGCGACGGGCAGGCGGTGCCGGCCGACGATCTCACCTGGGACCAGGGCGGGATCACGCGGGGGCCCCGTGACGAGCCGCGCATCGCGCTCATCTTCACCGGCGGCAATTACGCGGAGGGCGCGACCTCGATCCTCGACGCGTTGCGCGACCGCGGCGTGAAAGCGTCGTTCTTCGTGACGGGCGATTTCATTCGTACGCCGGCTTTCACGGATCACCTGCACCGGATGGTCGACGAGGGGCATTACCTCGGCGCGCACTCCGATGCACATCTTCTCTACGCGTCATGGGACGATCGGAGCGCGACCCTGGTCTCCCAGCCGCAGTTCCGTGCGGACCTGGAGAAGAACCTGGACGATCTTGCGGCGTACGGTCGCACACGCGCGCAGATGCGGTACTTCATCCCGCCGTTCGAGTGGTACAACCAGGAGATCGCCGACTGGTCGCGGGATATGGGGCTGGTGCTCTTCAATTACACGCCCGGCACACGCTCCAATGCGGACTACATGCCGGACGATCATCCACGATTCATCTCATCGGCCGACATCGTCCGCACCATTCTGGATTACGAATCGGCCGAGCCGGATGGCCTCAACGGATTCCTGCTCCTGCTCCACCTGGGCGCGGGGCCGGAGCGGACCGACGGGATGCACCCGCATGTCGGTCCGCTCATCGCCGAGCTCCAGCGGCGCGGGTATTCGTTCGTGCGCGTCGATCAGCTGCTGGCCGCGGCGGCCGCGCTGCCCACCCGCTGACGCACCCCCTCGATATCCCGGATCTCGCGGATCTCGATACAGCCGGTCGCAGCCCACGGGAACGCTTCCGCAATGCGCACCGCCTCGTCCATGTCCTCGGCCTCGATCAGGTTGAAGCCCGCCAGCATCTCCTTCGTTTCCGTGAACGGACCGTCCACGACGGTACGGCGGCCGTTCCGGACGCGCATCGACTTCGCGGTCTTCGCATCCTCCAGCATCTGCGAGTCCTGGAGCCGGCCGTCCTCGCGCAGCTCATCGGCGTGCGCCAGGCAGCCGCGCATCCTGCGGTCGTACTCACCCTCCGGCAGCGCCTCGAGCATCTCATCGTCTATGTAGATCAGCAGCGCGAATTTCTTCATGGAGCCTGCCTTTCGCTTCTGGTCCGTGCGGAGAACGTCCCGACCCGGGAAGCTAAAACCGCAGACGGGGCTCGCAAAGCCCATGGTGCGGCGTCCCGCTTTCGCCAGATGCCGTCCCGGAAGTGAACTGCCGGTGACCGCCACGGCAGCTCGGACATCGGCGTAACGCTCTGCACTCACGCAGGTTGGGGACTCCGTCGCGCGGGGCACGACACTTCCACACGAACGTTCAGGGCCGATCGCCACACGATGCCAGTCCGATTCCGCAGAGGCCGCCATGCACGAGCTCATCCAGGACATCCGTTACGCGTGGCGCGCGCTCCTGCGTGCGCCGGGGTTCTCAATCACGGTCGCGGCGACGCTCGCCATCGGGATCGGTGCCACCGTCGCGATCTTCGCGGTCGTGAATGCCATGCTCCTGCGACCACTGCCCTATCCCGACTCCGACCGCATGGTGATGGTGTGGCAGGACCTGACGCAGCGCGGGGGGCCGGACCGCGAATGGTTCACACCTCCCGATTTCGTTGACCTGCGCGATCAGACCTCGTCGTTCACCTCGCTCGCCGCAGTCGGCGACTGGGGGCCCGCAATGCAGACGCAGAGCGGCGCGGAGGCGCTCACTGGCGCCATTGTCTCATCGGGATACTTCGACGTCGTCGGCGTGCGTCCCGCGATCGGCGCTGCGTTCCATCCCGACACGGAGCGACCGGGCGCGGACCCGGTCGTCGTGCTCGGTCATGACCTGTGGCAGCGCGCCTACGGCGGCGACCCCGCGGTGGTGGGTCGCACAATCCGGCTGAACGATGTATCGCACCAGATCGTCGGCGTCATGCCGCCGGGCTTCCGTGATCCGCTGTTCGACGCGGAGATCTGGCGCTCGCGCATTGTGAACGCGGCCGGCTCGTGCGGTCGCGGCTGCTACACGATCCGCGTGATCGGCAGGGTGCAACCGGGCGTCAGCATCGCGTCGGCCAACGCCGATGCCGCGGTCGTGTCCGCGCGGCTGGCAGAGACGTATCGCTCCAATCGCGACGTCACGTTCACCGTGACCCGGCTGAAGGATGACCTGCTCGCGTCGACGCGCCCGGCTCTGATCGCGCTCGGCGTCGCCGTCACGCTGCTGCTGCTCATTGCCATAGTCAATGTCGCCAACCTGCTGGTCGCCCGCGCCGCAGTCCGGCAGCGCGATCTCGCCATACGGACCGCACTGGGCGCACGCCGCAGCCTGCTGGTGCGACAGATGCTCGTGGAGACCACACTGCTCGGCGTGCTCGGCGCTGTGGGCGGCGCCGTCGTCTCGCTCTGGGCGGTCGACCTGCTGACCGCACTGGCACCCGCGGGCACGCCCCGCATCGAGGAAGTCAGCGTCGATGCCAGCGCCCTGCTGTTCGCGCTGGTGACCGGCGTGCTCGCGGCCGTTGCCGCCGGTGCCGCCCCGGCACTCCATGCTGTGCGCGAAGGTCTCGCCGGCGTGATGAAGGACGCCG
The sequence above is drawn from the Longimicrobiales bacterium genome and encodes:
- a CDS encoding polysaccharide deacetylase family protein yields the protein MRPLRSLRWLCVVGIAACHPIPGDGQAVPADDLTWDQGGITRGPRDEPRIALIFTGGNYAEGATSILDALRDRGVKASFFVTGDFIRTPAFTDHLHRMVDEGHYLGAHSDAHLLYASWDDRSATLVSQPQFRADLEKNLDDLAAYGRTRAQMRYFIPPFEWYNQEIADWSRDMGLVLFNYTPGTRSNADYMPDDHPRFISSADIVRTILDYESAEPDGLNGFLLLLHLGAGPERTDGMHPHVGPLIAELQRRGYSFVRVDQLLAAAAALPTR
- a CDS encoding YciI family protein, whose amino-acid sequence is MKKFALLIYIDDEMLEALPEGEYDRRMRGCLAHADELREDGRLQDSQMLEDAKTAKSMRVRNGRRTVVDGPFTETKEMLAGFNLIEAEDMDEAVRIAEAFPWAATGCIEIREIRDIEGVRQRVGSAAAAASS
- a CDS encoding ABC transporter permease; this translates as MHELIQDIRYAWRALLRAPGFSITVAATLAIGIGATVAIFAVVNAMLLRPLPYPDSDRMVMVWQDLTQRGGPDREWFTPPDFVDLRDQTSSFTSLAAVGDWGPAMQTQSGAEALTGAIVSSGYFDVVGVRPAIGAAFHPDTERPGADPVVVLGHDLWQRAYGGDPAVVGRTIRLNDVSHQIVGVMPPGFRDPLFDAEIWRSRIVNAAGSCGRGCYTIRVIGRVQPGVSIASANADAAVVSARLAETYRSNRDVTFTVTRLKDDLLASTRPALIALGVAVTLLLLIAIVNVANLLVARAAVRQRDLAIRTALGARRSLLVRQMLVETTLLGVLGAVGGAVVSLWAVDLLTALAPAGTPRIEEVSVDASALLFALVTGVLAAVAAGAAPALHAVREGLAGVMKDAGGMRTSRTRQRARSALVVAQVAIALVLLIGSGLTLKSLARLQQVDPGFQPEGLLTGAYFLPPARYETDMQVRAFLATAREHAAARPGISDVATTSSLPMTEGDSDLGFLIEGRTLGADEQSPASWFRMVSPNFFDVMGMPVVAGRGFTADDRAGDDVVYAVVVNEEFQRRHFPGDDAVGARLLLGDDGPRAEIVGVVADTRHRGLGASPIVEMFMTTTQIGSRNAVLVARTDLATGAAGAVIRDAVRSLDPALPPPAFRDMQQLVAQTIALPRLYSAFFTFFAAVSLLLAAVGVYGLTAYAVGQRSQEIGIRVALGARANDVVRMVLGRSLRLTLAGLAIGTVAALALARPLAVLLFELSTHDIATFTIVPAILAGVALVASWVPARRAAHVDPLKALRAE